GACCTATTCGAGCCTGCCCTTCGAGGTCGTGCCCGAGCAGGCCGACGGGTTCAAGCTGACGTTCCGCAAGGCGCAATTCCAGCCATCCCTGCTCAAGAAGTATGACGTGAGCAAGCTCGGCACCAAGATCGAGACCGTGACCGCCTATAACGACAAGGACGGCAACGCCTATCTGGTCTTTGCCGGCGCCGAGAACCCGGCTCTGTCCGTGCTGCGCAAGGGCGATGAAACGTATGTCCTCGTCAAGACCGGCAAGTCCGCCCAACCCGCGGCCATGGCCGACGTCGACAAGGCTGCATCCGATGACCCGGTGTACAAGGAGAGCGAGATCCAGGAGCTGAACACGCTCTTTCCGGGCATGAAGGAAAACTACACGGGTGAGAAGATTTCCATCGACCTGCAGAACGCTTCCGTCGAACAGGTATTGCGCCTCATTTCCGAAATCAGCGGTTACAACCTCATCCTCGACGACGACATTTCCGGGAACATCTCCCTCAAGCTTGTGGACATCCCCTGGGATCAGGCCCTTGACCTCGTGCTGCTGCAGAAGAATCTGGGCATGGTCATCAAGGGCAACATCATGCGCATCGCCTCGGCCACGAAGCTCGAAGCCGAACGCGCCCAGTTGCAGAAGGCCCGCGAGGCGGCCATCCAGGCCCAGGAGAGCATGCGCAACCTGGCCCCGCTGAAGACCGAGTACATCCAGATCAACTACAACACGGCCGCCGAATTCGAGGGCAAGGTCAAGACCCTGCTGACGCCGAACCGCGGCACCGTTTCCTCCGATCCGCGCACGAACATCCTGATCGTGACCGACACCGAGGAGACCCTCGACCGGATCGACAGCTTCATCAAGAAGCTGGACCGGGCCGAGCGCCAGGTCATGATCGAGGCCCGCCTTGTCTACGCCACCGACGAATTCCAGCGCAGTTTGGGCGTCAAGTGGGGCACGACCTATCAGACCGAAACCACTCCGAATCTGCCGAATGAACAATGGCGCGGCACCTTCACGTCAACCGGCTTGAACGCCATCAACACCGCCAACGGCATAACGTTGGGCGGAACAGTCGGCAAATTCCTCGGTGAGGACCTTTTCGCCTTGGATGCATCCTTGCAGCTTGGTGAGCAGAAGAACCTGGTCAAGACCATATCCTCGCCGCGTGTCCTCACCCTGAACAACAACCGTGCGGAAATTCAGCAGGG
The Desulfomicrobium escambiense DSM 10707 genome window above contains:
- a CDS encoding type IV pilus secretin PilQ; translation: MLSESLGKTMIDVPIDAGTQLYADFDGDKLVKILFTPGVTDFVLPLNETALVSRLEKEMDGGQVKALNVFLNSKSKFLLSRQSDSLGRLMLVSDDIPAPELPKNVISTLNFKPTKDSLQVVTYSSLPFEVVPEQADGFKLTFRKAQFQPSLLKKYDVSKLGTKIETVTAYNDKDGNAYLVFAGAENPALSVLRKGDETYVLVKTGKSAQPAAMADVDKAASDDPVYKESEIQELNTLFPGMKENYTGEKISIDLQNASVEQVLRLISEISGYNLILDDDISGNISLKLVDIPWDQALDLVLLQKNLGMVIKGNIMRIASATKLEAERAQLQKAREAAIQAQESMRNLAPLKTEYIQINYNTAAEFEGKVKTLLTPNRGTVSSDPRTNILIVTDTEETLDRIDSFIKKLDRAERQVMIEARLVYATDEFQRSLGVKWGTTYQTETTPNLPNEQWRGTFTSTGLNAINTANGITLGGTVGKFLGEDLFALDASLQLGEQKNLVKTISSPRVLTLNNNRAEIQQGTKLATATESESGGTTTEYEEAVLKISVLPQITPDNKLILDLDISDDSPKSDGRDIDTKSTKTKMMVSDRETIVIGGVLKTTETSEKSQIPGLGDVPGLGWLFKNKYDTKNKAELLIFIQPRIL